The following are encoded in a window of Pelecanus crispus isolate bPelCri1 chromosome 6, bPelCri1.pri, whole genome shotgun sequence genomic DNA:
- the LOC142593809 gene encoding interferon-induced transmembrane protein 5-like has translation MDTSYPREDYLPAPSHKREPAPTASASPLPRDHLIWSIFNTIYMNFCCLGFVALAFSVKARDRKVAGDVEAARRFSSKARCYNTLATAGSVVLPLLLATLVIMGVIHLSKLAQDSVSFFTYQFSGSDDEDK, from the exons ATGGACACCTCCTACCCGCGGGAGGACTACCTGCCCGCGCCGTCCCACAAGCGGGAGCCGGCTCCCACCGCCAGcgcctccccgctgccccgcgACCACCTCATCTGGTCCATCTTCAACACCATCTACATGAACTTCTGCTGCCTCGGCTTCGTGGCGCTCGCTTTCTCCGTCAAG GCGCGGGACCGGAAAGTGGCTGGGGACGTGGAAGCCGCTCGGCGCTTCAGCTCCAAGGCCAGGTGCTACAACACCCTGGCCACGGCGGGGAGCGTggtgctgccgctgctgctcgcCACCTTGGTCATCATGGGCGTCATCCACCTCTCCAAGCTCGCCCAGGACTCCGTCAGCTTCTTCACCTACCAGTTCAGCGGGAGTGACGATGAGGACAAGTGA
- the LOC142593856 gene encoding interferon-induced transmembrane protein 5-like encodes MKPRQAEVALAMQPPGGRAAPAAGPEERPRDYVLWSLFNVLLGHGLAYLGCLCFPALLFSIKARDCKVLGDLEGARRHAARAKAWNITCTLLMVLTVVIVIIMVIVVALQRTTT; translated from the exons ATGAAGCCGCGGCAGGCGGAGGTGGCCCTGGCCATGCAGCCCCCCGGggggcgggcagcccccgccgccggccccgagGAGCGGCCCCGGGACTACGTGCTCTGGTCCCTCTTCAACGTGCTGCTGGGCCACGGGCTCGCCTACCtgggctgcctctgcttcccCGCGCTCCTCTTCTCCATCAAG GCCCGCGACTGCAAGGTGCTGGGGGACCTGGAGGGCGCCCGGCGGCACGCTGCCCGTGCCAAGGCGTGGAACATCACCTGCACCCTGCTCATGGTCCTCACCGTGGTGATCGTCATCATCATGGTCATCGTCGTCGCCCTTCAGCGCACCACCACCTGA
- the LOC142593710 gene encoding interferon-induced transmembrane protein 1-like, with protein MEHFPQAVSINMQPYDRNGVGPPATAFGPTITSFVQPEPVPSSQDFVLWSFFNAMFCNPFCLGFIALVFSIKARDRIIAHDQAAAGSYGRTAKHLNIAALCLGIVVTIICIVLLALYYNSLLASRNV; from the exons ATGGAGCATTTCCCCCAGGCCGTCAGCATCAACATGCAGCCCTACGACAGGAACGGGGTAGGACCCCCCGCCACCGCCTTCGGCCCCACCATCACCTCTTTTGTTCAGCCGGAGCCCGTCCCCAGCTCCCAGGACTTTGTGCTCTGGTCCTTCTTCAACGCCATGTTCTGCAACCCCTTCTGCCTGGGCTTCATCGCGCTCGTCTTCTCCATTAAG GCCAGAGATAGGATAATCGCCCACgaccaggcagctgctggcagctacGGGAGGACGGCAAAGCACCTGAACATCGCCGCGCTCTGCCTGGGCATCGTGGTTACCATCATCTGCATCGTGTTGCTGGCTCTGTACTACAACAGCTTGTTGGCGAGCAGAAACGTCTAA